One segment of Pyricularia oryzae 70-15 chromosome 3, whole genome shotgun sequence DNA contains the following:
- a CDS encoding methionine synthase, which translates to MPLPHGVYRADHVGSFLRPKEVLAAREAASKNEISRQQLREVEDKHIAEVAKSQSTNGLRSITDGEYRRAWFHIDFLVNLDGVAHISDGNMASTNITTHGMTPPKLAVVGKLGHSKPIQVDDFKHLEAQIPADLKDKVTTKVCIPSPTMVHFRGGREAIDDKAYPTLEPFFEDLIAVYRAEIRDLYAAGCRFLQLDDTNLAYLCDKGMRTEAEKRHGDPNALAEQYAKLINDAIAERPKDMIIGIHLCRGNYRSQWFAEGGYEPVAEVLFKKLNVDVYFLEFDDPRSGDFSPLRHLPSEKIVVLGVMSSKKAELDDREEIVRRLNEAASYCPRGIDQLCLSHQCGFSSTVEGNELTEEQQWAKVRLEVDIAKQVWGDA; encoded by the coding sequence ATGCCTCTCCCACACGGCGTCTACCGCGCAGACCACGTCGGGTCTTTCCTCCGCCCCAAGGAGGTGCTCGCGGCTCGTGAGGCTGCCTCCAAGAACGAGATCAGCCGCCAACAGCTTCGCGAGGTAGAGGATAAGCACATTGCCGAGGTGGCCAAATCGCAATCGACCAATGGCCTCCGCTCCATCACCGACGGCGAGTACCGCCGCGCCTGGTTTCACATCGATTTCCTCGTCAACCTTGATGGCGTTGCGCACATCAGCGACGGCAACATGGCATCTACCAATATCACCACACACGGCATGACGCCCCCCAAGCTGGCCGTGGTCGGCAAGCTGGGCCACTCCAAGCCCATCCAGGTGGATGACTTCAAGCACCTCGAGGCTCAGATCCCCGCCGACTTGAAGGACAAGGTCACAACCAAGGTCTGCATCCCGTCTCCCACCATGGTGCACTTCCGCGGTGGCCGCGAAGCCATCGATGACAAGGCCTACCCTACTCTCGAGCCCTTCTTCGAGGACCTGATCGCCGTCTACCGCGCCGAGATCCGTGACCTGTACGCCGCCGGCTGCCGCTTCCTGCAGCTAGATGACACGAACCTGGCCTACCTGTGTGACAAGGGCATGCGTACCGAGGCCGAGAAGAGGCACGGTGACCCCAACGCCTTGGCCGAGCAGTACGCCAAACTCATCAACGACGCCATCGCCGAGAGGCCCAAGGACATGATCATTGGCATCCACCTCTGCCGTGGTAACTACCGTTCCCAGTGGTTTGCCGAGGGTGGTTACGAACCTGTGGCCGAGGTTTTGTTCAAGAAGCTCAACGTCGACGTCTACTTCCTCGAGTTCGATGACCCTCGCTCAGGTGACTTTTCGCCGCTGCGCCACCTCCCTTCGGAGAAGATAGTCGTCCTGGGTGTCATGAGCAGCAAAAAGGCAGAGCTCGACGACCGCGAGGAAATCGTGAGGCGACTGAACGAGGCCGCATCATACTGCCCTCGCGGCATCGACCAGCTTTGCCTCTCACACCAGTGCGGCTTCAGCTCGACCGTCGAGGGTAACGAGTTGACCGAGGAGCAGCAATGGGCCAAGGTCAGGCTCGAGGTTGATATTGCCAAGCAGGTTTGGGGTGATGCTTAG